The Bremerella alba genome includes a window with the following:
- a CDS encoding alpha/beta hydrolase, with protein sequence MKRLLLSITTLLLIQQAVLAETKQLKDVPYGEHPRQVLDFYQAESDEPTPVVFYIHGGGWQGGDKKTNPKAFLDNGISVVAINYRYVKNAVKLGVKPPVKAPLGDAARALQFVRSKADQWNLDKERIGATGGSAGACSSLWLAFHDDMADPQSEDPIARESTRLYCAAVNGAQVSLDPKQLREWMPNYRYGAHAFGEPNLDAVMEKREELMPWIKEYSPFSHVSKDDPPIAMFYGGEVPELGSSPKDPTHSGVMGLTLAERLKEVGVDVYLKHSGVKDPQYGNSSAYLIEKLKK encoded by the coding sequence ATGAAACGATTGTTGCTGTCGATTACTACCCTTTTGTTAATTCAGCAGGCAGTCCTTGCTGAGACCAAGCAGCTAAAGGACGTCCCCTACGGCGAGCATCCGCGTCAAGTGCTTGATTTTTATCAAGCAGAATCAGATGAGCCTACGCCGGTTGTCTTCTACATCCATGGCGGTGGATGGCAAGGCGGGGACAAAAAGACCAACCCCAAGGCGTTTCTTGATAACGGCATCTCGGTGGTCGCTATCAATTACCGCTATGTCAAAAACGCAGTCAAACTTGGCGTGAAGCCGCCGGTTAAAGCTCCTCTGGGAGATGCGGCTCGGGCCTTGCAGTTTGTACGCTCGAAAGCCGATCAGTGGAACTTGGATAAAGAGCGAATTGGTGCGACCGGCGGATCTGCAGGGGCATGCTCTTCACTGTGGCTGGCCTTTCACGATGACATGGCAGACCCTCAGAGCGAGGACCCAATCGCCCGCGAATCGACACGACTGTACTGCGCAGCGGTCAATGGTGCTCAGGTTTCTCTCGACCCCAAGCAACTGCGAGAATGGATGCCCAATTATCGCTATGGCGCGCACGCGTTTGGCGAGCCGAACCTGGACGCTGTTATGGAGAAGCGTGAAGAATTGATGCCGTGGATCAAGGAGTATTCTCCGTTTTCGCACGTCAGCAAAGATGATCCTCCGATTGCCATGTTCTACGGAGGCGAGGTTCCTGAACTAGGTTCTTCCCCGAAAGATCCTACGCATTCCGGCGTGATGGGTTTGACCTTGGCCGAGCGCCTGAAAGAGGTGGGCGTCGATGTTTACTTAAAGCATTCTGGGGTAAAAGATCCTCAGTATGGCAATTCCTCAGCGTACTTGATCGAGAAGTTGAAGAAGTAA
- a CDS encoding metallophosphoesterase translates to MRSGNHRFVFLLVCTLAACLASPAESAEFLVISDIHFQPFTGLDKAQFQRLANMPASQWPEFLTSKNQSLGAIGSDTNYLLMASALDAAKTHTPNPLFILYPGDFLAHQWQERYEKLAPQSISDDPAAYRAFTMKAVEVVSYEFRKRFPDVPVLATLGNDDSFCGDYWIQPKGMFLKEFAVRWQPMLYETIDANAFGKSFRSSGAYRADLPGIESNRLIVLNSVYWSGSYCSSYFDPKDQNCCECENQGTKPGHAQMDWLASELELARKQQKRVWLLMHVPPGLDSYIEVKSGGHSLAAEMWKPEFMQRYLSLLEEYADVLHISFTGHTHMDDFRIDRLDAKPVLLHKIAPAISPIFGNNPGFQAFEIDPQTSVISNWKTYSLNLTDSQKSNPWRLEYESRTTYQLESLNAQSVEQLFRFMHAHPDSVFAASYRRHYSMDASVIATKDLPVYLCTVLNATYSQFAACLQNQGLAKPKQADEPAEVRLDAGARSQP, encoded by the coding sequence ATGAGAAGCGGAAACCATCGATTCGTATTTTTACTGGTCTGCACGCTGGCAGCATGTCTGGCTTCTCCGGCGGAGTCTGCCGAGTTCCTGGTGATTTCAGATATTCACTTTCAGCCTTTCACAGGCTTAGACAAAGCGCAATTCCAACGCCTCGCGAATATGCCGGCCAGTCAGTGGCCTGAGTTTCTCACCTCAAAGAATCAATCGTTGGGAGCCATCGGCAGCGACACCAACTACTTGTTGATGGCCTCGGCGTTAGATGCCGCAAAAACCCATACACCAAATCCTCTCTTCATTCTTTACCCCGGCGACTTCCTAGCCCATCAATGGCAAGAGCGGTACGAGAAACTTGCCCCGCAATCAATCTCTGATGATCCGGCGGCTTACCGAGCATTCACGATGAAAGCCGTCGAAGTCGTTTCCTACGAGTTCCGCAAGCGTTTTCCCGACGTGCCGGTTCTGGCAACACTGGGCAACGATGACTCCTTCTGCGGTGACTATTGGATCCAGCCGAAAGGAATGTTTCTCAAAGAATTCGCGGTCCGCTGGCAGCCGATGCTCTACGAGACGATCGACGCTAACGCGTTTGGCAAGTCGTTTCGCTCTTCGGGGGCTTACCGCGCCGATCTTCCGGGCATTGAGTCGAATCGGTTGATCGTTTTGAATTCGGTCTATTGGTCAGGCAGCTATTGTTCGTCATATTTCGACCCCAAGGATCAAAATTGTTGCGAGTGTGAAAACCAGGGTACAAAGCCGGGACACGCTCAGATGGACTGGCTGGCGTCCGAACTTGAACTTGCCCGCAAGCAACAAAAGCGAGTCTGGCTTCTGATGCACGTTCCGCCAGGATTAGATAGTTACATCGAAGTAAAATCTGGCGGACACAGTCTTGCAGCCGAGATGTGGAAACCAGAGTTCATGCAGCGTTATCTGTCATTGCTGGAAGAATACGCGGATGTCCTGCACATTTCATTCACGGGGCACACCCACATGGACGACTTTCGCATCGATCGACTCGACGCAAAGCCGGTCTTACTCCATAAAATTGCTCCTGCGATAAGCCCTATCTTTGGAAACAATCCCGGCTTTCAAGCGTTTGAAATCGATCCTCAAACGAGTGTTATCTCTAACTGGAAAACCTATTCGCTCAATCTTACCGATTCGCAGAAATCAAACCCCTGGCGTTTGGAATATGAAAGCCGAACCACTTATCAACTTGAGTCTTTGAATGCTCAGTCGGTAGAACAGTTGTTTCGGTTCATGCATGCCCACCCTGATTCGGTCTTTGCGGCCTCATATCGCCGACACTACAGCATGGATGCGTCTGTCATTGCCACAAAGGACTTGCCTGTCTATCTGTGTACGGTCCTCAATGCGACCTACTCCCAGTTTGCGGCTTGCCTGCAGAATCAAGGACTAGCCAAGCCTAAGCAAGCCGATGAACCAGCCGAAGTCCGACTAGATGCAGGCGCCCGCTCTCAGCCATGA
- a CDS encoding integrase core domain-containing protein, producing the protein MARENDWGYTRIMGELKKLGITPPSRNTVKNILKEHGLEPGPKRGEGTWDEFLKMHAATLWQCDFYAKRVLTARGFRDLYLLIFLHVESRQVYIAPSTFHPNEEWVTEQAQAFLKHAESQGQGVKKVMHDRDTKFTRAVDTEFESANVEIRKTAYRSPNTNSYAERFIQTLQLECLDHFVVFGEQHMDVLVKEFLKHYHEERPHQGKENERLNSENEPQAETVSIDSVKCRERLGGLLKHYHRHAA; encoded by the coding sequence ATGGCCCGCGAGAACGACTGGGGCTACACCCGGATCATGGGTGAACTCAAGAAACTGGGCATCACACCCCCGTCACGGAACACGGTGAAGAACATCCTCAAGGAACATGGCCTGGAGCCGGGCCCCAAGCGAGGTGAAGGTACCTGGGACGAGTTCCTGAAGATGCATGCGGCTACGCTGTGGCAGTGTGACTTTTACGCCAAGCGGGTACTGACGGCCCGGGGCTTTCGCGATCTGTATCTACTGATCTTTTTGCATGTGGAGTCACGCCAGGTTTACATTGCGCCGTCGACGTTTCACCCAAATGAAGAGTGGGTCACCGAGCAGGCCCAGGCGTTTCTGAAGCATGCCGAGTCACAAGGCCAGGGAGTGAAGAAAGTGATGCACGACCGGGATACGAAATTTACTCGAGCGGTTGATACGGAGTTCGAGTCAGCCAATGTCGAAATCCGGAAAACCGCCTATCGCTCACCCAACACCAACTCCTACGCCGAACGCTTCATCCAGACCCTGCAGCTGGAGTGTTTAGATCATTTTGTGGTATTTGGCGAGCAGCACATGGACGTGCTAGTTAAGGAGTTCTTAAAGCATTACCACGAGGAACGACCGCATCAGGGGAAGGAGAATGAGCGGTTGAATTCAGAAAATGAACCACAAGCCGAAACCGTCTCGATTGATTCTGTCAAATGCCGAGAACGGCTTGGTGGTTTGCTGAAACACTATCATCGCCACGCGGCGTGA
- a CDS encoding SGNH/GDSL hydrolase family protein: MSSHQTKSSFRVMCSFFFLLACLASVKADDNSPYHDEVSWRQVVPKKYQTRSEYKFVQEDPALPNVLLIGDSISMQYTVGVRKLLQGQANVYRAPDNCRSTRQSLAEIETYLGDKHWDVIHFNWGIHDVTHLNDAGKVAAPPKGSRQVPLGEYQVNFRKLITRLQETDASLIWATTTPIGKQTEARGYRRDQDVVAYNAAALEILPKTGVALDDLYDLVKPQAETLLSDGVHFKSNGAEVLAKAVAQAIQKQLPK; the protein is encoded by the coding sequence ATGTCATCTCATCAAACGAAATCCTCTTTCCGCGTCATGTGTAGTTTCTTCTTTCTGCTGGCCTGCCTAGCATCGGTCAAGGCAGACGACAATTCTCCCTATCATGACGAGGTATCTTGGCGACAGGTTGTGCCGAAGAAATATCAGACTCGCTCCGAATATAAGTTCGTCCAGGAAGACCCGGCACTGCCAAACGTATTGCTGATCGGCGACTCTATTTCCATGCAGTACACCGTCGGTGTGCGGAAACTTCTGCAGGGACAAGCGAATGTCTACCGAGCCCCAGATAACTGTCGTTCGACTCGCCAATCACTGGCAGAAATCGAAACGTACTTAGGCGACAAGCATTGGGACGTCATTCACTTTAACTGGGGCATTCACGACGTGACTCATCTTAACGATGCAGGAAAAGTCGCGGCCCCTCCCAAGGGAAGTCGGCAAGTTCCTTTAGGCGAATACCAAGTCAACTTCCGTAAGCTGATCACTCGCTTGCAAGAGACGGACGCATCGCTGATTTGGGCTACGACCACCCCGATTGGAAAGCAAACGGAGGCACGCGGATATCGCCGCGATCAGGACGTTGTCGCCTACAATGCTGCGGCTCTCGAGATACTTCCAAAGACCGGCGTCGCACTCGACGACCTTTATGATTTGGTGAAACCACAGGCCGAAACACTTCTTTCAGACGGAGTTCACTTCAAATCTAACGGTGCAGAAGTACTGGCGAAGGCCGTCGCACAAGCAATTCAAAAGCAACTTCCTAAATAA
- a CDS encoding AraC family transcriptional regulator — MTPRVALFVETSRAYGRGVLKGIWQHVQEHDKWSILFRPRGLEEPTPAWMAFWRGDGIIAHVTNRKTAVLLRRSAAPCVDVLGDIDECEFPFVGGDQNLIAEMASHHLIDLGLQNFAICGLRRGSRPRLDERCDSFQEHMDAAGFQCHVFQPRGGGSMGPSWASEQKQIVEWIRTLPKPVGIFACNDTRGREVLDACETAGISVPEQVAVIGVGNDDLLCELSDQRLTSIDVNPIRVGYHAAELLCRMMEGRSIPQVIRIAPRRVIERQSTDMLAVEDPNVANAVQFIRLHACDAIDVNDVVKTVGLGRRVLERRFRSMLGRSLKSEIVRVRLSRAKELLVETSLSATAIADRCGFSSPAYFMDHFHQRVGVTPIDFREANRLKQLELE; from the coding sequence ATGACACCACGTGTTGCTCTGTTTGTAGAAACCTCTCGGGCCTATGGGCGAGGCGTTTTAAAAGGGATCTGGCAGCATGTCCAAGAACATGACAAATGGTCCATTCTGTTTCGACCGCGAGGTCTTGAAGAACCAACGCCTGCGTGGATGGCATTCTGGCGCGGAGATGGCATCATCGCTCATGTGACGAATCGCAAAACCGCAGTGTTATTGAGGAGATCGGCCGCACCTTGTGTCGACGTGCTAGGCGATATTGACGAATGTGAATTTCCTTTTGTCGGAGGAGATCAGAATCTCATTGCCGAAATGGCCTCGCATCATTTGATTGATCTCGGTTTACAGAATTTTGCAATCTGTGGCTTACGGCGTGGAAGTCGGCCACGCTTAGACGAACGTTGCGATTCATTCCAAGAGCATATGGATGCCGCTGGTTTTCAGTGCCATGTGTTTCAGCCGCGAGGAGGAGGCAGCATGGGCCCTTCGTGGGCAAGTGAACAGAAGCAAATTGTCGAGTGGATCCGAACTCTTCCCAAGCCCGTTGGGATTTTTGCCTGTAATGATACGCGTGGCCGAGAAGTGCTGGATGCCTGCGAAACGGCTGGGATCTCGGTGCCGGAGCAAGTTGCCGTGATCGGGGTCGGCAATGACGACTTGTTGTGCGAACTGAGTGATCAACGTTTGACCAGCATCGACGTCAATCCGATTCGCGTTGGTTACCATGCAGCCGAGTTGCTTTGTCGGATGATGGAGGGCCGTTCGATTCCCCAGGTGATCCGTATCGCCCCTCGCCGGGTGATCGAACGGCAATCCACCGATATGCTGGCCGTAGAAGATCCCAATGTGGCGAATGCCGTTCAGTTCATTCGCCTCCACGCGTGTGATGCGATCGATGTCAACGATGTGGTTAAGACGGTTGGATTAGGCAGACGCGTGCTGGAACGGCGTTTCCGTTCTATGTTGGGGCGTTCACTCAAATCGGAAATCGTTCGTGTGCGATTGTCACGAGCGAAAGAATTGCTTGTCGAAACGTCTCTTTCGGCAACAGCTATCGCGGATCGATGTGGATTCAGTAGTCCCGCATACTTTATGGATCATTTTCATCAACGGGTGGGAGTGACCCCCATCGATTTTCGGGAGGCTAATCGCTTGAAGCAATTGGAACTTGAGTGA
- a CDS encoding DUF1559 domain-containing protein, whose amino-acid sequence MTTRLYFRFSKTCPQANAKILGKSQPGFTLVELLVVIAIIGVLIALLLPAVQQAREAARRMQCTNNLKQLALAVHNYHDTFKVIPPCEIWKSGRTTHWGATSLLLPFVEQSALHEQLNPQGNGLPTVATEPLLATPIDAFMCPSDPGGNVNFAFNDLGKSSYLPSQGVFWVEYNDSPYKDPCRLAQITDGLTNTLMFGERFLGEKPFRSVGGVWAGRSNTGGAVQVQGRGAWPPNTPYVGTFDGISGASDPLNTRTAYTSLHPGGVNISLCDGSVRFVSENVDSITSYPTSSSTNFFRMEDQAVSTPAAINRVWQNLFRPNDGNTLGNF is encoded by the coding sequence ATGACAACTCGATTGTATTTCAGATTCAGCAAAACATGTCCCCAGGCGAACGCCAAAATATTAGGGAAATCGCAACCAGGCTTTACCCTGGTTGAATTGCTTGTCGTAATTGCAATCATCGGAGTATTGATTGCCCTCTTGCTGCCGGCGGTCCAACAAGCTCGGGAAGCTGCCCGGCGCATGCAATGCACTAACAACTTAAAACAACTCGCGCTGGCCGTTCATAATTATCACGACACGTTCAAAGTAATTCCCCCCTGCGAGATCTGGAAGTCAGGAAGAACGACCCACTGGGGGGCAACTTCGTTGTTACTGCCGTTTGTTGAGCAATCGGCCCTTCACGAGCAGTTAAATCCGCAAGGAAACGGTTTGCCAACGGTCGCTACCGAGCCCCTATTGGCAACCCCCATCGATGCGTTCATGTGCCCTTCAGATCCGGGTGGCAACGTGAACTTTGCCTTTAACGATCTGGGCAAATCAAGCTATCTACCCAGCCAAGGCGTGTTCTGGGTCGAGTACAACGATAGTCCCTACAAAGATCCTTGCCGTCTGGCGCAGATCACCGATGGGCTCACCAATACGCTCATGTTCGGCGAACGTTTCCTGGGTGAAAAGCCGTTTCGAAGTGTGGGAGGGGTCTGGGCCGGACGCAGCAACACAGGCGGCGCAGTCCAGGTACAAGGTCGAGGAGCATGGCCGCCGAATACTCCGTATGTCGGAACATTTGATGGTATTTCCGGGGCATCCGATCCCTTGAACACACGGACCGCCTATACGAGTTTGCACCCCGGAGGCGTCAACATTTCTCTTTGCGACGGATCGGTCCGATTCGTAAGCGAGAACGTGGATAGCATAACAAGCTACCCCACCAGTTCTTCCACAAACTTCTTTCGGATGGAAGATCAGG